One Fuerstiella marisgermanici DNA window includes the following coding sequences:
- a CDS encoding AAA family ATPase produces MELSNVSRVFNSAIEQIGKVVVGQMELVEGVLVALFSEGSVLIEGPPGLGKTLLVNVLSKTVNCNFNRVQFTPDLMPSDLTGHSIYDMKEQQFRFNKGPVFTNILLTDEINRSPPKTQASLLEVMQERQVTVDGTTHVLDRPFLVIATQNPIEHEGTYPLPEAQVDRFMFKLLVDYPSTADEVDILRHYSGGKDPRHLADFGLESILHAEDVIAIQEAVKQVIVEEKILTYIVDIVSTARDWGSVTVGPSPRAGVNLLIAARTLAACRGRDFVTPDDIKELAPWVLRHRLRLRPEAEIEGSTADETIRQIMDSVEAPKS; encoded by the coding sequence ATGGAACTCTCAAACGTCTCCCGTGTTTTTAATTCCGCTATTGAGCAAATCGGAAAAGTCGTTGTCGGGCAAATGGAACTCGTCGAAGGCGTGCTGGTCGCCCTGTTTTCTGAAGGCAGCGTTTTAATCGAAGGCCCGCCGGGTCTCGGGAAAACGCTGTTGGTGAACGTGCTGTCGAAAACAGTGAACTGCAATTTCAACCGAGTTCAGTTTACGCCCGACTTGATGCCGTCGGATCTGACAGGCCACAGCATTTATGACATGAAGGAACAGCAGTTTCGGTTCAACAAAGGACCGGTCTTCACCAACATTCTACTCACCGATGAAATCAACCGCTCGCCGCCGAAGACTCAGGCGTCGCTGTTGGAAGTGATGCAGGAACGGCAGGTCACCGTAGATGGCACCACGCACGTGCTGGACCGACCGTTTCTGGTCATCGCAACTCAGAACCCAATTGAACACGAAGGAACGTATCCACTTCCGGAAGCTCAGGTCGACCGGTTCATGTTCAAACTGCTGGTCGACTATCCGTCGACGGCGGATGAGGTCGATATTCTGCGGCATTATTCCGGTGGAAAAGATCCGCGACATCTGGCCGACTTCGGCCTCGAATCGATTCTTCACGCCGAAGATGTGATCGCGATTCAGGAAGCGGTGAAGCAGGTCATTGTTGAAGAAAAAATCCTCACCTACATCGTCGACATCGTCAGTACGGCCCGCGATTGGGGGTCGGTCACGGTTGGACCCAGCCCGCGAGCCGGCGTGAACCTGCTGATTGCGGCTCGCACGCTGGCGGCCTGCCGAGGTCGTGACTTTGTCACACCGGACGACATCAAAGAACTGGCTCCGTGGGTGCTGCGGCATCGCTTGCGATTGCGGCCGGAAGCCGAAATTGAAGGCAGTACGGCGGACGAAACCATTCGGCAGATCATGGACAGCGTTGAGGCGCCAAAGTCATGA
- a CDS encoding protein kinase, producing the protein MAASHTIDGYELLAEDDHTDAFVAYRAQRKGNETHVRLILFDEDVSDSPQFRAAFRKDQPSLKTMHHPHLLSPISWGEEGGLLYYVAEYPPGCSLADRLAVNATITWDEFIDLGWQIASALQHAHNVGITHGHLTTSLVSVSDEIRSKVMGFGLHRWIAAANSEDPVEPSFAERAIHDLTDFGHILEAVFHSLSPETMQNVEPDQVTAMTALIKDLQHPAADLLARDIQGRLGDMLLQVSGEKIEMVDHREGQHLNHRSLVDELFDEPTTNETSHAAPTEPQPATSSTRTIAIVIAIALAAILALVAFLNR; encoded by the coding sequence ATGGCAGCCAGCCACACGATTGATGGTTATGAGCTGCTGGCTGAAGACGACCACACAGATGCGTTCGTTGCCTATCGCGCTCAGCGTAAAGGCAACGAAACGCACGTGCGGCTTATCCTGTTTGACGAAGACGTCTCTGACTCACCCCAGTTTCGCGCGGCCTTCCGGAAAGACCAGCCCAGTCTTAAAACAATGCACCACCCGCACTTGCTAAGCCCAATCTCATGGGGTGAAGAAGGTGGTTTGCTGTACTACGTTGCCGAATACCCACCCGGCTGTTCGCTCGCAGATCGCCTAGCAGTCAATGCGACGATCACATGGGACGAATTTATTGATCTCGGCTGGCAGATCGCATCCGCTCTTCAGCATGCTCACAACGTCGGCATCACTCATGGTCACCTGACGACTTCTCTGGTCTCAGTGTCCGACGAAATTCGTAGCAAGGTCATGGGGTTCGGTTTGCATCGCTGGATCGCTGCGGCAAATTCGGAGGATCCTGTTGAACCTTCGTTCGCGGAAAGAGCAATCCACGACTTAACAGACTTCGGCCATATCCTCGAAGCCGTGTTTCATTCCCTGTCTCCCGAGACCATGCAGAACGTGGAACCAGATCAGGTGACGGCGATGACGGCCCTGATCAAGGATTTGCAACACCCGGCGGCCGACCTGCTGGCTCGCGATATCCAAGGCCGCCTGGGAGACATGTTGCTGCAGGTATCGGGCGAAAAGATTGAGATGGTGGACCACCGCGAAGGCCAACATCTGAACCATCGCTCACTTGTAGATGAGTTGTTTGATGAACCAACAACCAATGAAACCAGCCACGCCGCGCCGACGGAACCTCAACCGGCCACATCGTCGACAAGGACGATCGCGATCGTTATAGCCATTGCCCTGGCTGCGATTTTGGCTCTTGTTGCGTTTCTGAACCGCTGA
- the tdh gene encoding L-threonine 3-dehydrogenase: protein MKALVKRKSEQGLWLEDVPEPICGVNDVLIKVDRTGICGTDVHIYEWDDWAKKTIPVPMVVGHEFVGEVVSVGSNVLDFHPGEVVSGEGHVVCGRCRNCLAGRRHLCAKTEGIGVNRPGAFAEFIALPMTNVWHHADDIDRDTASIFDPFGNAVHTALSFPVLGEDVLITGAGPIGLMAAAVVRHAGARHVVITDVNPWRLKLAEKLGVSRTVDVRKEKLEDVQKELNMSEGFDVGLEMSGNPSAFRDMLANMCHGGKIAMLGIPSSDMAIDWNTVVFNMLTIKGIYGREMYETWYKMTVMLQGGLDISPVITHRMDYTDFEDGFQAMRSGESGKVVLKW, encoded by the coding sequence ATGAAGGCATTAGTCAAACGAAAATCAGAACAGGGGCTGTGGCTGGAAGACGTGCCTGAGCCCATCTGCGGTGTCAATGATGTGCTGATCAAAGTCGATCGCACTGGGATCTGCGGGACAGACGTGCATATCTATGAATGGGACGACTGGGCGAAGAAAACCATTCCCGTGCCGATGGTCGTCGGACACGAATTCGTAGGCGAAGTCGTGTCCGTAGGTTCCAACGTACTGGATTTTCATCCGGGTGAAGTCGTCAGCGGCGAAGGCCACGTCGTGTGCGGACGATGCCGTAACTGCCTGGCGGGGCGGCGTCATCTGTGTGCGAAGACGGAAGGGATCGGCGTCAACAGGCCGGGTGCCTTTGCGGAATTCATCGCTCTACCGATGACCAACGTATGGCATCATGCGGACGACATCGACCGCGACACAGCTTCAATCTTCGATCCATTTGGCAACGCGGTTCACACGGCGCTGTCGTTTCCAGTACTCGGAGAAGACGTCTTAATCACGGGGGCGGGGCCGATTGGTTTAATGGCAGCCGCCGTGGTGCGTCATGCGGGAGCTCGGCATGTGGTGATCACGGACGTGAATCCATGGCGGCTAAAGCTGGCCGAAAAGCTGGGTGTGTCGCGGACGGTAGACGTGCGAAAAGAGAAACTGGAAGACGTGCAGAAAGAGCTGAACATGTCGGAAGGCTTTGATGTGGGACTGGAAATGTCGGGCAACCCGTCGGCCTTCCGCGACATGCTGGCCAACATGTGCCACGGTGGGAAGATCGCCATGCTGGGTATTCCGTCCAGCGATATGGCCATCGACTGGAACACAGTGGTCTTTAACATGCTGACCATTAAGGGCATCTATGGCCGCGAAATGTACGAAACGTGGTACAAAATGACGGTGATGCTGCAGGGCGGCCTGGACATCAGCCCGGTGATCACGCATCGCATGGACTACACCGATTTTGAAGACGGTTTTCAGGCAATGCGTTCCGGTGAGTCCGGCAAGGTTGTTCTGAAATGGTAG
- a CDS encoding helix-turn-helix domain-containing protein yields the protein MSKAKPSAPDVSAEDVSRNVCQRIRQLRQDSGWSLDVLSQASGVSRSMLSQIEREQANPTLAVTVKIASAFGMSVGDLVEQSHTVPNIRVIRADDRTHMFREDDDCSIRTLSPLNLEKDVEFYEVRLAVGGELKSAAHFEGTREFLTVQKGNVQVTSAEESSDLQKGDSGSYRADVPHVLRNMGRSEAIIFLVVIYR from the coding sequence ATGTCGAAAGCAAAGCCTAGTGCGCCGGACGTATCTGCGGAAGACGTGAGCCGGAACGTTTGTCAGCGGATTCGTCAGCTGCGGCAGGATTCCGGCTGGTCCCTTGACGTATTGTCTCAGGCGTCTGGTGTGAGTCGTTCGATGTTGAGTCAGATTGAGCGCGAGCAGGCGAATCCGACGCTGGCAGTGACGGTGAAGATCGCGTCGGCGTTCGGGATGTCGGTCGGTGATCTTGTGGAGCAAAGTCACACGGTACCCAATATTCGAGTGATCCGGGCCGACGATCGCACGCACATGTTTCGCGAAGACGATGATTGTTCGATCAGGACGTTGTCGCCGCTAAATCTGGAAAAGGACGTGGAATTTTACGAAGTGCGTCTCGCTGTCGGCGGCGAGCTAAAGTCTGCCGCTCATTTCGAAGGAACGCGCGAGTTCCTGACTGTGCAGAAGGGAAATGTGCAGGTAACATCGGCAGAAGAATCGTCGGATCTGCAAAAAGGCGATTCTGGAAGCTATCGCGCGGACGTACCTCATGTGCTTCGGAACATGGGACGCAGCGAAGCGATCATTTTTCTGGTGGTGATTTATCGGTAA
- a CDS encoding PSP1 C-terminal domain-containing protein yields the protein MISQTPSETASPEESAIDDPPFCTVLGRYGAAPQVARFGVSELLHADVRGKLVRGVEFVAETDRGPELITLLEIVRQEVIAEEKPVTGQMLRLASDDDRKGHRENRQKADVEFFDWQQRLADWQLQLQLIDLEWTLDQQQIILYVLNGQDAETTRLALLAAAAGLGIIHVQPVAAEGVIQATGGGGCGSGGCGSGGCG from the coding sequence ATGATTAGCCAAACGCCTTCAGAGACTGCTTCACCTGAGGAATCGGCCATCGATGATCCGCCCTTCTGCACGGTCCTTGGCCGCTACGGAGCTGCACCACAGGTTGCTCGGTTCGGAGTTTCTGAGTTGCTGCATGCAGATGTTCGCGGCAAGCTGGTTCGTGGCGTTGAATTCGTTGCCGAAACTGACCGCGGTCCGGAGTTGATCACGCTGCTGGAGATCGTGCGGCAGGAAGTGATCGCGGAAGAGAAGCCTGTCACCGGCCAGATGCTGCGACTGGCGTCCGACGACGACCGGAAGGGTCATCGTGAAAACCGTCAGAAGGCCGATGTTGAATTCTTCGACTGGCAACAGCGGCTGGCTGACTGGCAACTGCAGTTGCAACTTATCGATCTTGAATGGACTCTGGATCAGCAGCAAATCATCCTCTACGTTCTGAACGGTCAGGACGCAGAAACGACTCGACTGGCACTTCTGGCAGCGGCAGCGGGATTGGGCATTATTCATGTGCAACCGGTCGCGGCCGAAGGCGTGATTCAGGCGACTGGTGGAGGTGGTTGCGGTTCGGGAGGCTGTGGGTCTGGCGGCTGCGGGTAG
- a CDS encoding 30S ribosomal protein S1 has protein sequence MPTDEQQQPPHDATTKPQGDTPTGGPDNAPGAQEVRPIEAPAAGTEPQPVSPQPATPPPTAPVAPAATAETSPTPSVAETLAAAGMAPAEAAPAQPVAPTEETPTDSQPVAEPGASAPAATTAPADSAPEAPAEQASTEQSTKTLREKLASRNSEKPVGNVDLQTQRPEIPTNIQPVDLPENDDLDAALEAEIASALGDDEAASTAPPAAAVVPAETADGEAVAAPAKAEAEEEVGLGSKITGPVQHIHGDDIFINAGLRSDVVVSSKQFAPDKQPKVGDSLTVIVDDIDDDGLFRARLPTAKSKTGGNWDGLAVGQVVDCMVTATNKGGLQVTVSNLKGFLPASQVDLGYVASLDQYVGQKLTVQITEVKPKKRNLVVSRRAILEAERKEQQAGFWETLEVGQDYEGTVKTLKNYGAFVNLGPIDGFLHVGEISWSRINHPNEVLKEGQQIQVRVLKVDKEKSRISLGMKQLVQNPWMGLNEKYPSERVVPGKVTRITDFGAFVELEPGVEGLVHISELAWRRVGSVGEVLKVGDEKEFKVLEVDPKRKRVSLSLKALEQKPESIRKAEAEEEVRPVRKPNPDLRGGMGGSKDGGGMFGNPSDFT, from the coding sequence ATGCCCACCGACGAACAGCAACAGCCACCACACGACGCGACTACAAAACCTCAAGGCGATACGCCGACGGGAGGCCCGGACAACGCTCCGGGTGCACAGGAAGTGCGGCCGATAGAAGCTCCAGCGGCAGGCACAGAACCGCAGCCAGTGTCGCCGCAACCCGCAACGCCGCCGCCAACCGCCCCCGTTGCCCCTGCCGCGACGGCCGAAACTTCACCAACACCTTCCGTTGCCGAAACACTGGCCGCCGCCGGTATGGCACCTGCGGAAGCAGCGCCTGCTCAGCCGGTCGCCCCAACGGAAGAAACACCGACCGATAGCCAGCCCGTGGCAGAACCTGGTGCCAGCGCCCCGGCGGCCACAACCGCTCCGGCCGATTCCGCACCGGAAGCCCCCGCGGAACAAGCCAGCACGGAACAATCGACCAAGACACTTCGCGAAAAACTTGCGTCGCGCAATTCAGAGAAACCAGTCGGCAACGTCGACCTGCAGACTCAACGTCCGGAAATCCCCACCAACATCCAGCCCGTAGATCTGCCGGAGAACGATGACCTGGATGCCGCTCTGGAAGCAGAAATCGCATCCGCTCTGGGTGACGACGAAGCGGCATCAACGGCACCGCCAGCCGCCGCTGTGGTACCAGCGGAAACGGCCGACGGCGAAGCGGTCGCAGCACCCGCGAAAGCTGAGGCTGAAGAAGAAGTCGGACTGGGATCAAAGATCACGGGCCCGGTTCAGCACATTCATGGCGACGACATCTTCATCAACGCCGGACTACGGTCTGATGTTGTCGTGTCTTCCAAGCAGTTCGCGCCGGATAAGCAGCCAAAGGTCGGCGATTCGCTAACCGTCATCGTTGACGACATTGACGACGACGGATTGTTTCGAGCTCGTCTGCCGACGGCGAAGAGCAAAACCGGGGGCAACTGGGACGGCTTAGCCGTGGGCCAGGTGGTTGACTGCATGGTGACCGCAACCAACAAAGGCGGTCTGCAGGTGACCGTCAGCAACCTGAAGGGCTTCCTGCCCGCCAGCCAGGTTGATCTTGGTTACGTTGCCAGCCTTGACCAGTACGTCGGTCAAAAACTGACCGTGCAGATCACAGAAGTTAAGCCGAAGAAACGGAATCTGGTCGTCAGCCGGCGAGCCATTCTGGAAGCGGAACGTAAAGAGCAGCAAGCCGGATTCTGGGAAACGCTTGAAGTTGGCCAGGACTACGAAGGCACCGTCAAGACGCTGAAAAATTACGGAGCGTTCGTCAACCTTGGACCGATCGATGGCTTCCTGCATGTCGGTGAGATCTCATGGTCGCGAATCAACCATCCCAACGAAGTGCTGAAAGAAGGTCAGCAGATTCAGGTGCGAGTACTGAAAGTCGACAAAGAAAAAAGCCGCATCAGTCTCGGGATGAAACAACTCGTGCAGAACCCGTGGATGGGCCTGAACGAAAAGTATCCATCGGAACGAGTTGTGCCCGGAAAAGTCACTCGCATCACCGATTTCGGTGCGTTTGTTGAACTGGAACCCGGTGTCGAAGGCCTTGTTCACATCAGCGAACTGGCTTGGCGCCGCGTTGGTAGTGTCGGCGAAGTGCTGAAGGTCGGTGATGAGAAGGAATTCAAGGTTCTGGAAGTCGACCCCAAACGCAAGCGAGTGAGCCTCTCTTTGAAAGCTCTGGAACAGAAGCCGGAGTCGATCCGCAAGGCCGAAGCCGAAGAAGAAGTTCGCCCCGTCCGCAAACCGAATCCGGATCTTCGCGGTGGTATGGGCGGCTCAAAAGACGGCGGTGGCATGTTCGGCAATCCGTCGGACTTCACCTAG
- a CDS encoding DNA integrity scanning protein DisA nucleotide-binding domain protein has protein sequence MKRKKLNQQFENVLKSARRLADLESATAIIVLADVAFNFKTMKKMLRGIRLIVAAEEPHVQEAVKADEISLISLEHEPQTRGTQVSQMLLEAIADELLQSGDVVVAVYSSYEKDSCDTISVIRLAEQLAKLTSRDLQRLETQVPLETLRIVVDLACEIGREGREGKSVGTLFVVGNHRKVMSLSQEQVHDPFRGYARSERLIRSPRVRESIKELAQIDGAFIISADGVVQAAGRHLRASADDIVLSKGLGSRHWASAEISKATDAIAVAVSESTGTVRVFQDGKVVLRIEPMNSNMKWTDFETEPPET, from the coding sequence ATGAAGCGAAAAAAGCTCAATCAGCAGTTCGAAAACGTCCTGAAGTCGGCCCGACGACTCGCAGACCTGGAGTCTGCTACCGCGATTATTGTGCTGGCCGATGTTGCGTTTAACTTCAAGACGATGAAGAAGATGCTCAGGGGCATCCGACTGATCGTTGCCGCCGAAGAGCCTCATGTGCAGGAAGCTGTCAAGGCCGACGAAATCTCTCTCATCTCACTGGAACACGAACCTCAGACAAGGGGAACTCAGGTTTCCCAGATGCTTTTGGAAGCCATCGCGGACGAGTTACTGCAGTCGGGCGATGTCGTCGTCGCGGTGTATTCGTCGTACGAAAAAGATAGCTGCGACACGATCAGTGTGATTCGCCTGGCCGAGCAACTTGCCAAACTCACGTCACGCGACCTGCAGCGTCTGGAAACTCAGGTGCCGTTGGAAACATTGCGAATCGTGGTCGACCTGGCCTGTGAAATCGGGCGCGAAGGGCGTGAAGGCAAGTCCGTCGGCACACTGTTTGTCGTGGGCAACCATCGCAAGGTCATGAGCCTGTCACAGGAACAAGTGCACGATCCATTTCGAGGATACGCACGATCCGAACGGCTGATCCGCAGCCCGCGAGTTCGCGAGAGCATTAAGGAACTGGCTCAGATTGACGGAGCCTTCATCATTTCGGCGGATGGCGTCGTCCAGGCCGCCGGCCGACACTTGCGAGCGTCTGCTGATGACATCGTTCTGTCAAAGGGGCTCGGCTCCCGGCATTGGGCCTCCGCAGAAATCAGCAAGGCGACCGACGCAATCGCTGTGGCCGTATCAGAATCTACCGGAACGGTGCGAGTCTTCCAGGATGGGAAGGTCGTTCTCCGTATTGAACCGATGAATTCCAATATGAAGTGGACCGACTTCGAAACTGAGCCGCCAGAAACGTAA